The Brassica napus cultivar Da-Ae chromosome C7, Da-Ae, whole genome shotgun sequence genome has a segment encoding these proteins:
- the LOC106410364 gene encoding dual specificity protein kinase shkB-like produces the protein MIELLKSHGVLSYGQNGSHFEPKPLPPPIPKKCDWEIDPAELDFSNAAMIGKGSFGEIVKAYWRGTPVAVKRILSSLSDDRLVM, from the exons ATGATCGAGCTACTCAAATCTCATGGCGTTTTATCTTAT GGTCAAAACGGAAGTCACTTTGAACCAAAGCCTTTGCCACCACCAATTCCAAAGAAGTGTGACTGGGAGATTGACCCTGCTGAGCTGGATTTCTCAAATGCAGCCATGATTGGaaag GGTTCATTTGGTGAGATTGTGAAAGCCTATTGGAGAGGAACACCAGTGGCTGTCAAACGtattctttcttctctttcagaTGATAGACTGGTTATGTAA